TCCTATTTTGATATTTCAGCAAATAACGCCAAATGATCATCTACATATGCAGCAATAAGTCCAGTCAAGGCTTCTTCCATATCAAAGAATTGTTCTTCTAAATCATCAAAAGCCTCATAATTTTCATACATAGCCATAAACTCATCTTCCGTACGTTCTTTTTCCAAATCAGCACGATTAGCATCGTATATTTTCTTAGCGCTATAAATCAATTTTGAAAAATCATCAGCCCCCCATAAACGCATTACTTTGGCAAATGGATTATCAAAGATATAACTGCCATAGCCATTCTGTATTAATTGGCAAAAGCCACCAACCATGATTTCATCCCTAAATATCTGATATGCTAACAATGAGTGTTGATCACCGGTCAATAAAGACATGGTTTCAGCAGTCAAC
This is a stretch of genomic DNA from uncultured Bacteroides sp.. It encodes these proteins:
- a CDS encoding DMP19 family protein, producing MIEVSDNALLKAAKEGMDEFIRVFTDKYQEIVGGELTAETMSLLTGDQHSLLAYQIFRDEIMVGGFCQLIQNGYGSYIFDNPFAKVMRLWGADDFSKLIYSAKKIYDANRADLEKERTEDEFMAMYENYEAFDDLEEQFFDMEEALTGLIAAYVDDHLALFAEISK